GGGCTCTGGATCTCTGAGCATTTCCCCATGCTTCAGAGCAGTGCTGGAGTCCCAGGGGCACCAGGGATCGTGCCGAGCAGACCCTCGGCCTTTTCTTACCTGTGCCCACCAGCTCAAGTGCCTCACTGGGCTCAGACACAGCCATCTCCTCCCAGGAATGGCAGTGGTAACTCCCGGTGTGAGTCTGGGTCAGAGCTCCAAGGGGGAAGGCAGCCCGGACCTGCTCTGAGGCCGGGCGAGTTGCGATCCACCCGGTGCCATCCTTCAGCAACACAAACTCCTTAGTTGAACCAGAAGGGCTTCTGCACCAGAGGGTTAAGTTCTTCCACGGGGCCAGAGGGAAGTTGGTCTCTGCCCACAGCTCAGGCTTAGGGGTTGGCATGATTATTTCTAGAAACAGCAGAGTTAATGAAGccatcctccctcccctgcccctccccctttccttgcccttgaacccccctccccagaTCACACTGCCCACCTCCCCTTTCAACCCCAATCCAAACTCTTTCCTCCCTTCTGCAGGTGCTGGGGAAAGAAGACGCTGATGTCTCAGCCGAGCCTCAGAAAAATGCAGAAGCTTGGGGGAAATTTTGCAGGCAGAAAAGCGGAGTTGGAGGCTGAATTTTGCCAGCAGCTTCAGCAAAGTGCCCCTTCCTGGCTGCCCTTCCCTCCCAACCAGTCACTCCCTGGCCACTGACACTGACACTCTGTAGTTATTTCGGATCTCCAGGGAGGAATGTCCCAGTCTGGAGCAGGAAAAActcaccagtctcttctgtcaaTACCCCAGTGCACAGTCCTGCAAAAGAAATTGCTGCCAGGGCTTTGCCCCCTCCCCCATGGGACTTCACCCCGGCCTTCTGCCCaggccccttccccacccccttgtACTCACCACAGCAGAGAAGAGCTGTGAGTATGAAGAGCATGGTGACCCCTTGAGCTGTTCCCAGCAACCAGGCTTCTCTAGCAAGACCAGAAAAGAGATGAGAGGAGTTGCTGGGATTAGGGGGAGGGCGGAGAGAAGGGGGCGGCAATTTATGTCATTGGCTTACTTGCTACCCAATAGGGATTGGATATGGCCAGAATAATGGGATATCATCTTTTCTGACATTGATGACTTTTCTCTTTGAGGGCCTCACCACCTACAAACCTCTTGCTCTTTAATGACCCACgggcccccgcccctcccccctccccagacaATATCAAATGTCAGCTCCCCAAGGCCCCTGATTAGGCCGTTGCTGGAACTGAGATGTCAGATGTGAAAATACCGTTGTAACTCCAGCTCTCAGAACCCCTGGAGCTCAGTGTGATCTGGGTGGTGGGTGTGGGGCCAGAGGGAGAAATCTTGGGTGTTTCTCAGTCATCAAGTTTAAGTTTGGAAGCAGTGTTTATTATGGCACTATTGGCCCTCCAACTGCCCTGCCTCACCTGCCTTTGTTGTGGAAGGGTTGCTTAGGCAGCAGCAGTGGGATCTCTCTACCCGACCCAGATCATGACTAGAAATGTGTGGCAGCTTCAGGTCCTATAGATTCAGATCCTATAGATTTAGCTTGTATTAGGCCAACATCTACCTGACAATTTTGACTTAGAAAACACTGACCTTCCTTCCTGGTCAGGACAACATGCTTTTCaaactgccttctccaacatctgGTTTCTGAATTCATTCTTTGATGCAGTGGTCCTGGGCTGAGGTGGGGGGCACTTGAAGCTACATTTTTTTCTAACCCCTGGCTTGAAGGCTACCACAGTGTATGTGGAACTCAGAACAGATTCTGTGAACCTGACCCCCAATGAAACGTTTTGAAAGCTCAAAAGGGGTAGTGGTTTTGCAGAAGGTTTAGGTGGCTCTCTTCCCATTACCCAAGCACTCTGTCCCTCAGATCTCAGAggagaacacagacacacacaatcaTAGTCATCATCCATTGTGTATTGAATACTCCCAGGCACACAAAGGCCCCTGCtcatggtgggggaggggtacaGCCAGGATCAGAGAGTGGGGGAAAGTGGCATTCAGGAGCAGAAGCCCCCACCAAGCTAGGAGCTGTCATTTCTCATTTTGGGGCAGAATAGCCTGAGCACAAGGATATAAGGAtaagggagagaaggggatgacccaggagacacaaaataataaaagtaaacagCAGGAGAACCTGTTTGACTTGACACTTTATGGATCAGGGGAAGCAGCCTGATTCCCTGACCCAATCCATTCTCTCATCAGCTTCCCACCCAGGCTAAGGCTCTATTCTCAGAAGGCTCTGCACAGTGGTTGGGGGCCAGAGTGGCAGAGACACTGGCTTCCATAGCAGCGAGGATGGACTACAAGGCTTGCTAGCCCTTGAGAGCTGAGGTAAGGCTGCATAGTTGGGATGGGAGTTGAATAACATCCTGGGAGACAGGACAGTGtcggttctttaaaaaaaagttcagatGAAGTTAATGTGGAAGACATCGATCATCTGTGAGAGGCAAGGTGGCTTGGGAGGGAGATTTGGGCACCCTCCTGGGGGGGATCAGTGAATGAGGTTCTGAGGACTTCTTTCAGCCTCTGAGAAATATTCATTTCTCTACCCTCTGGTAGGGGTGCTGACCCCTCcatgaaatgaaagagaaacgGCTGGAATGAGAAAGCCTTGTATATTCATCCCTGAAGGTAGAGGATGCAAAGGGTTTTCCCCTTGGGGCTTGTCTCAACTGCAGCACACCCCATTCCTGAACCTCTGGGGAGCCTGAACTCAGCTAGATTTAGGAGCAGGGGATTGGGATAAGACAGTTACCTGATTCTGAGTCTCCGACACTTCCACCTTATCCACAGCACTACAAACAGCAAGGCAACAAGCTGAATGATTAGAAACAACCTGATAGTTTCATTCAGAACGTGACTCCAGGTGAGAAAGCCTGTGACCAGAGAAGACCAGAAACAGGGACCTTGATGGGGACAGGGACAGATGAACACATTCATGGGGGAGAGGGGAATCTGGTTACTGCAGGTAAAGGGAAGTTGAAGCAAAAGTGACCTTCTTTTACATAAAGAGAGGGACCCTTGAAAGTATCCTGCTCACTGCCTTTGAGCGATCGTGAGACCACTCCAGGAGAAAGATGCCCAAACCAGCCCCCGACTACCCTTTCCATATCCTGCTGGGCATTGCTTTGGGATCCCAGGGGTATCATGGCCAAAGGCATGGTGGGGGCACCTCTATGAAGAGTTTTCCTCTCACCTGCTGGCCCCATCAGTTTCAGAGGCTCACTGCGATGTGACCAGATGTTAGGGTGTGCCTCTATGCGATAGCTGCAACTGTAGGTCCCTGTGCCTTTCCCTTCAACATTACTGATGGTGAAGTCTCCATCCACTGAGAATTTTTGGGATGTTGCTCTTTCTTCCCATTCCAGACAAAACTCAAGAACTGGATGAGGTACTCGGCACTGAAGGGTGATGGCCTTTCCTAGCTTGAACACGGTGCTGGGCCAGGCTGACAGGGAGGGTTTGGGGGGCTTATCTGCAACCAATCCAGAGACCAGAGTTAGAACAAGTGACTTTGAACTCATTGCCTCCTCTCAACAAATGTTTCTCATCTCCTTATTtggtcttctctttctttccgcTCTACTAGATCAGTGGCTTCAAAATTTGATTGTGCATCAGAATTCCTTGGCCCATTACTTGATCCTTTAAAGACTTCTAGGCTCCTACCTTCAATCAGAAACTTAACAATACCTGTAGGTTTCCCTGGGTCTCAAGGAAAGTAAGTTTTCTAGGAGTCCCATCGGGGCTTGTCTGTGCCTAGAGGTAAGGTTTGAGTAACAATACTGGGAGAGAAGTTCCCTAAAGTTTTGGAGAAAACCACCCTCCTAGTCTGGTTTTCTTTGGCTCCTAAATCCTggaatgaagataaaaataaagaatagttgTTAGCACTTGCCTACAACCACAAGCTCCACGGTATTGTGTGATGTCATTCTGATGGAGGTCTTCCAGGAGAGGAGATAGTGGCAGCTATAGATGCCAGCGTCACTAGAAGTCACATTGTTGAGGAAGAATGATGTGTCATCATAGATACAGGTGGTATCCAAGAGTTGAAGTGGTTTGTCTTCTCCTTTCTTATAGAGTGCAAGCCCCACTCCATCCACTGGCCCTCGACACCACAGACTCACATTCTGACCCATTTGGACCACAGGACTGGGCTGAGCAAGTAGCCAGGTCTTGGGGAAAGTGTCTAGGATGAGACCCAAAATATCACAGGCTAATAAGTCTGACTTACCCCTCCCACTAGTTCaggttcttttccttttcttccagtcCACCCCTGGCAAATCCCACCCTAAGCCCAGTTCTACAAATTCTGCTCCTTCCCCCACCATTAACCCTGGCTGCAGGATGAAGTTCTCCAGTGGGCCCAAAGAGAGCTGAACACCCTTACCCCCTAACATAGGTCCCATAGCAGCCCCCTCTCTTACCAGTTACCCAGATTTTCAGGATATCACTGAGGAGTGAGCCCCTGTATGATCCATCATAGTAAAAACAGAGGTAATGGCCAGCATCGTGGATTTTCAATGCCCGGAAGAAGAAATATGCCTCATTTTTTATTGGCCTCTTGAGGTAAAAGGACTTCTTCAAGTCTTCAAGCCTTATTAATGCAAAGGTCATTCCATAGATTGGCCCTTGGCACCTGAGATTAAGGCTTTCTCCCGGTGCCATGATGGGCCCAGGGTAGGCTGTCAGAGTTGGTTTGGGATAGAGTCCTAGAAAGCGAAGAGACCCTGAGTTAGAAGTAGGGTGATTCTTCCTCATATTCTGGTTtcattttcctactttctttagATAGCAAGTGGTAGCTGAAGTTTACCCTGTGCTCCCTCACTCTTCCCTGAATCTCTGCCTCTTCCAGAAGGTAACCAAGGGGAAGTTCACTCCCACTCCTTCCCTCTCACCAGACTCTAAAACTGCACTGAGCTCTAACTATGTATAGGGGTATGTCTCAGTGGAGTATCTACATTTGTAATTCCCTGTATCTTTAGGTCTCTGAAATGCCAAATGTGGTTCTTCCAATCACCCAAGAAATCAAACTTCTGAAAATTACTTTGATTCCTTCTTCATAAAGCATGAATGTTACTGCAGTATTAAGGATGGCTTTTGAACACATTCAGTTCACAGAAAACCCTACTTCCCAGAGGAGACTGAAAGAGGCCAGTAAGTCAGGATTGGCCAGTAAGTCTGCAAACCAAACAAACATTTGTTAATGGGGCCACACCCTCATTTTCATGTATTGTTTCTCCAAAGAGATTAAACTACAAAACAGAAGGTAAACCTCACTCCCAAAGCACTCCTTCTTACCCATCCCAATCCCAGGTAGGCCCACCCACCCATTATTGGAAGGATCAGCTCTATCATAGGTTCATTAAGCATTGAGGATACATCAGGCATCATGGAGGTCTAGGGTTAAACAAGTAAAGGAGACAGACACAGTCCCTGTTGGCCAAGTGCTCAGGGCCTAGTGGGGTCACCTGTGAACAGGTCACTGCAGCAGTGTGTGTTAGTGGGATCTATACCAGAAAGACATTCGTACAACAAGCATCCATAACACGCAGTTCAAACAGACAGGCTTTTGTTCTTTGATCCTCAATAAAAAGCTATactaataaaattaatatctaCCGTTTATTGAGAacttatatgccaggcactgtacacATATTACgcaaatcctcacaacaaccctgtgaggtaggtattaCGATTATACcaattttgcaaatgagaaaactgaggcacagagaggcatcATACAGTGGATCAGGTAGATAGCGTTATCCCATTTTAGAGTGGgggaaactgaaacacagagtTAAAGTAACTTGCTCAATATCACACAGGGAGGTGGTGTCAGAGGTGGAACTAGAAACTAGGATTACAACTTCTAAGCCCAGGGTATTTTCTGTAGCACCACAGCTTTCCCCAAGCCTATTTAACTTGATGAAGGAACTAAAGCAAGCGTGGCCAGTTCTGTCTAGAAGCATCTGGGCTATGGGGTGGAGgacttgggggtggggtgtgggtctAACATTAGGCGTTTGGAAGAACCTTCTACTGTGTTTAAAGCTTGGTACTGCCTTACTGGATCTGTATATACAAGACTAAATTCATTTATAAAACCGTTTCTGAAATATGAACTATCACTTTCCttgtcattttttgtttctttttatcgcCAGCACAAGCAATTCACTCTGTTTTccacacttaaaaataaaaatcacaaatagaataaaaatacatttaaataaaaaaatcagtttatatGACTGCAgtggcagtgcctggcacatattaagtgctcaataaacattagccaaatgaatgaatgaacacatgatTTTCAACAAATAGAGAACAACAAAGCTGTGATGAGCTGAAGCTGCTGGACATTTGGCTGGACTCACTCACTAGCCAAGTGACTGGCTTCCAGACAGCTGCCTCCTAGCATGTGTGATTCTCATTTGCATCTCAGTAAAATATCAAATGACTCTAACTCATGGGCCTTGCAGAGAACTGGGCAAGGAAAGTCATATCAGAAACCCTGGCTCATCCAACCATGATCCCGGGGACAATGATCATCAGACCCCAGCAGCCATAGCCACACCCACCTGCTACAATCAGCTTCAGGGGGTTGCTGGGCTCTGACCACAGGGTGGGGAGCATCTGGATATGAGTGCGGCAGATGTAAACCCCTTCACTCTCAGGTGTCATGTTGGCAATGGAGAATATGGCCACTCTCCCAGTTGGGACTTGGTAATCCACGGGTTCCGCATATCCCTCTTTGAACAGCATGAATACCAAATCCTGCAGCCAGCCATGGCAGAGTATGTTAACATTACATCCAGGAAGAGGGGAGGTCTCAGTCTGGATCCAGAAGACGGGCTTGGGCAGCTGGCCTGGAAGGAGAGAATGAACTGGAATTCAGGTAGAGCAAGGGTAGTGCGGCTCAGGGAGCAGCAGAGAGCTCTACTTAAATGAGTCTTCCTGGTATGATCCTTATTCGTCACCCCTCTTTCCCCATCTACAGTATCCCCTAGGTTGAGCAGCTTGCCCTCTAGATCCATTCCAGAGTCTGCAGCCTCACTCTACATTACCTATAGAGATGAGACACTTATTTACCAACTGTGGAATATCTGTATTATGTGTGCAAGCAATTGAggcaaatgaatgaattaaacaaACCCTGCTCTGGGAAGGCAAGTTTGAGTTCCAGGAGTTGGAGTTTATTCTTGAttatctctctctgtcttcttaCCTGGTGCCTCCAACTCTAAAACTTTACTGGGCTCTGACCAGCCTGTCTCCTTCCAGTAGCAGCACCTGTAAAGACCTGTATTTGCCTGAGTAAGGGCACCGATGGGGAATGAAACTTGGAAGGTCTTTCGGGAAGGGCGGATCCAGGTCATCTGTGTCTTATCCTTCAGCAACAAGAACTTGCTTGAAATCTGAGAGGGGCTTTTACACCAGAGTGTGATGTTCTCCCAAGGGGCCTGGGGGTAGTTGGACTCAATCCATAGCTCCGGttgagatggcatcactgctgtcattcccaaagaaaacaaagatgtcaGCGGTTCCAACCCTCTCCCTCCCATAACATGCCCCCTGCAATGTCCCCTTTAAATTagccccaaccccccaccccagatTCCTTCTTTGGTCTTTCCTTGGGGACAGGGGTGTGTGCTTTTatgggaggggggagggtgggATAGGGACCATAGGACATTGTTTCAAGGAATTCAAGTGAGTTGGGGAACAAAGTGCAAGAGACAAAGTCTTTACTATTTTGTGGGAAACCAAGTCATGAAGTGAGCGGTCCTGATTCCTAACAAGCTGAGTCTGGAAACTGCCTTTGGCATCTCGAGGCAGTTATGTCCGGGGCCATGGAGGCAGTTCAGTGTCTTGCAGCCTTCAGGAAGGAAGGTAGTTGATGTGGCAGGACTCACTTACCCATTGGTGTCACACCCAGACTCAGTCCTGAAAAGAGAGATTATGGTAAAGGAGAACCCCTCATTGTCCCAATCACCCTCAAACCTCAGTATTCTCCATTCCCTCCTCAAGGGGCACTCACAGGGGTGCCTGTGACAGGGTCACTTGCCCCGCCACGCCTTCCTTGTACTCACCAGCACAAAAGAGTAAGAGAGTGAACGTCCGCAGCATGGTGGCCCCTTCCCCTGGCCTGTCGAGGGTCATGGAGCCTCCGGAGTCTTGAAGGGCTTTGCCCCTCAGAAGGTGGTGAGATCTAAAAGCAGAAGTATTTTTACTCAGGGGATTGCTCCTTCTCCTGAAAGTTTAGTTTGGATCACTAAGTTGCACCCGAACACCTACCTTCCACTCCCCCACAGGCATGCAGGGTTATCAGCTACTTGTTCTCTTTGTTCCCTTTCCCGACTTCCCCCTTCTTCCACTCAAGGTCTTTGCTGGTATATCTACCATATCAGATTTATTGAAATGTCTGTTTGTCCCTCGGGTCTCGGAGGCCCAGAGTGTGACCTAATACAGGCCAGCAGAAGCCCTAAGGCatgagggagatgggaggtgTAGAGTCAACTTTTCGGATTCTTTACtcgtatatatattttttgtcagAGTCCTCCAACAACCTAGGAAAGGAAGAGTCCTACATCCCCATTTTGCTGgctaggaaactgaggcttatgcAGGAGATATAATTTACCCAAAGTCAAAGATATTAAATATCAGAGCCAAAATTTAGATCCATGTTGAACTCCAGTGCCTATGCTCTAAAACCAGTAATTAAACTTTCAGAGGTAGCCCTCGCCCACTTTCTCACCCTCCCTCACTTCTACTGTGTCATCCCATCTAGGCTTTCCCTTCTGTAAAATGCTTCAAATTTAGTAttactttcattattattttgtatCCCCTGTCCAAAGCTCAAAACCTCCATTTCGAGTAGGTGTTGGAGAATCAAATTACTTGAACTAATTGATATAAAATGTACGTGATTCATTGGCATCCCGAAACTTATAAGCATTTTTGTTCACtgccccaaggaaaaaaaaaaaaaagaactgaatttcAGGGAATGTGATGTGGCAAAAATATTTGAGATCagggaggctttcttattttcttgaaaatcaCTATTGACCAGAGGCTCTGCATGTCCATAAGTAGACCCCTTATGCTTTTCTCCTACCCTACCCTACCCACCCTGGGCCCAGAGTAGAGTATCCGTTGGCCAAAGA
The nucleotide sequence above comes from Bos javanicus breed banteng chromosome X, ARS-OSU_banteng_1.0, whole genome shotgun sequence. Encoded proteins:
- the IGSF1 gene encoding immunoglobulin superfamily member 1, whose amino-acid sequence is MTLDRPGEGATMLRTFTLLLFCAGLSLGVTPMAVMPSQPELWIESNYPQAPWENITLWCKSPSQISSKFLLLKDKTQMTWIRPSRKTFQVSFPIGALTQANTGLYRCCYWKETGWSEPSKVLELEAPGQLPKPVFWIQTETSPLPGCNVNILCHGWLQDLVFMLFKEGYAEPVDYQVPTGRVAIFSIANMTPESEGVYICRTHIQMLPTLWSEPSNPLKLIVAGLYPKPTLTAYPGPIMAPGESLNLRCQGPIYGMTFALIRLEDLKKSFYLKRPIKNEAYFFFRALKIHDAGHYLCFYYDGSYRGSLLSDILKIWVTDTFPKTWLLAQPSPVVQMGQNVSLWCRGPVDGVGLALYKKGEDKPLQLLDTTCIYDDTSFFLNNVTSSDAGIYSCHYLLSWKTSIRMTSHNTVELVVVDKPPKPSLSAWPSTVFKLGKAITLQCRVPHPVLEFCLEWEERATSQKFSVDGDFTISNVEGKGTGTYSCSYRIEAHPNIWSHRSEPLKLMGPAGFLTWSHVLNETIRLFLIIQLVALLFVVLWIRWKCRRLRIREAWLLGTAQGVTMLFILTALLCCGLCTGVLTEETEIIMPTPKPELWAETNFPLAPWKNLTLWCRSPSGSTKEFVLLKDGTGWIATRPASEQVRAAFPLGALTQTHTGSYHCHSWEEMAVSEPSEALELVGTDILPKPVISASPPIRGKELQIRCKGWLAGMGFALYKEGMQEPIQQLGAVGREAFFTIRRMEDKDEGNYSCRTHTEKRPFKWSEPSEPLELVIKEMYPKPFFETWTSPVVTPGSRVTFNCSTPQQHMSFILYKDGSEVASSDSSWASLGASAAHFLIISVGIGDGGNYSCRYYDFAIWSEPSDPVELVVTEFYPKPTLLAHPGPVVLPGKNVTLRCQGAFQGMRFALLQEGTPGPLQFRSASGNSADFLLHTVGAEDSGNYSCVYFETTMSNRGSYLSKPLMIWVTDTFPKPRLFAEPSSVVPVGQNVTLWCQGPVHGVGYILHKEIEATSVQLWGSTSNDGAFPITNVSGASIGRYSCCYHPDWTSLIKIQPSNTLELIVTGLLPKPSLLAQPGPMVAPGENMTLQCQGELADSTFVLLKKGIQEPLKQQRPNGYRADFWMPAVSSEDSGMYSCVYYLDSAPLAASNHSDSLEIWVTDKPPKPSLSASPSTVFKLGKDITLQCRGPLPGVEFVLEHDGEEAPQQFSEDGDFVINNVEGKGIGNYSCSYRLQAYPDIWSEPSDTLELVGAAGPAAQECTVGNIVRSTLIVVVVVALGVVLAIEWKKWPRLRTRGSETDGRDQTIALEECNQEGDLGTSTDSPSSVSQGTSVEQPVPI